Genomic window (Leptotrichia sp. oral taxon 212):
TTTTCTTGAAAATTATAACCATCAAGACCACTAATTATATATTCGTATCCTTTCACTTCTTCTATATTATTATTTTGATTATTCAACATATTTTCATTTATTACAAAAACTGTAAAATATTCGCTTGCACTATATTTATACTTATACCATGAATCATCTATTCCGATTTCTTTTTCAAATTCTTCTATCTTTTTATAAGGTTTTCCGTCTTCTTTTCCAAAAGGATAAAGATTTCCTACACCATCTTTTCTATCTCTTATTCCTAAAATATAGTTTAATACATCGGTAATTTCATATTTCTGGTTTTCATTCAATCCAGAATTTTTTACAAGTTTTCCATCTTTTAAAAGTCCATATTTTATAAGTATTCTTTCAAGTCTTTTATTCTGACTCATAATAGTAATTCTTCTGTTGTTGATAGGACTGAAGACACTGATATATACAACTGCAATCAGAGAAATCAGGATGACACTCAATCTTGCCTTAAAAATACTGCTTACCATACAGAATATAAGCCAGATACCTAGTAAAACTATAAAATATCTTAATTCAGTCACTCCATACTGCGAAATTCTTTTTGATATTGAAACTATTGAAAGTATCAATAATGGAACTGAAACAAAAGGAAAATAATTTTTAAATATTTTTGCTACCAGATCCTTTTCTCTCATAGGAGTTACCATTATCATTATAAACAGGCTGAAAATTGTATACCACAGAATCAAATGAGATACAAGTCCCTGTGGCCAGCTTTTAGTTATAAGCATTTTTCCAAAATATATGTATAAAATTCCTGTATATATTGTTATCAGTGGTATCACAATAAAATATATCAAAAATCTGAAAATTTTATGGATTTCATATTCTTCCAGATTTTCATCAACTTTTTTGAGTTTTGAAGCGAAAAATATCATTGCAAAAACGAATACCACAAATAGCCATATTTCAATATATATCTGTTCTTTTAATTTTATTAGCGAAAGCCCGTCAACTGTCAGAAAAACTGCAGTCAGTCCCAAAAACAGAACCATTGAATATAATATTGTTACAGTTTTATCAACTACAACAGACTGAAAATACTTTTCTTCCTCATCTTTTTTCCCTATAATTGGAACAAGTAAAAAAAGTAGAAAAAATATTATACCTGTTGCAATTAATTTTTCTATATTATTTAAAATCAAAATACCTGCTTTATCTTTTCCATTCAGATAATAAAATCTATAAAAAATTATGAAAATAACTGTTATTACTACATTTAAAACTCTTATTATGCATTTATTCTTATCTGAAAGATATTTTTCCCTTATCAGTTCTAATGCTGCAGTCAAAGGAAGACTCAGTCCTATCAGAGTCAACATCTTATGAATTTCACTTAATAGATTATGATTTTTCATGTCAGAATTTTCTATAACATAAACCGAAAGTAAAAAAACAATAATTCCACAAAGAATTGTAAGTGGAAATCTTTCAACTCCCTTTTTCATATCAGGTAAAATATTTTTTATTTTCTCTTTTATTTTAGACATAGAAATTTCTCCTTCCTATTTGTTTTTCATATTCTACTACATTAACCTTAAAGTAAAATGAAAACTCTAATTTTATTTAAAAAATTTCTACTCTAATAATTTGGCTGAAAAAATCATATCTAAATATAATTCCTAAATCTCGCAGTTTTTATTTTCTATCTCTTAATCAGCCTCTTAAATATGTCTATTTTTCAACTTTTTTATTTCAATTTCCAGTTTATCAAGCAATAGGTCAAACTGTTTTGCAACTTCTTCTACGGCAGTCTTTTTTGATAAATCGACACCTGCTTTTTTAAGCTGGGTCATCGGAAAATCACTTCCTCCTGAAGAAAGAAGTCCTATATATTTTTTCAATGCCGCATTTCTTTTCTTTGCATCTTTTTCCTTTATTATTTTATCGTAGAGTATCGCTGATGATGCAAAACAAGTTGCATACTGGTATACATAGAAAGGAGAGTTAAAAAAGTGTGGAATTCTTGCCCACAATACATATAGCAGTTCTTCCTTTTCAAGATTTTCCCCATAATACTCATCAAATAATTTTTCTACAATTCCAGTTAAAATTTCCGCTGTAACAGGCTCACCTTTTTCTACCAGTTCATGTGCCTGATATTCATAATCTGCAAGAAGTGCCTGAAAATAAAATGTTCCTGTTATATTTCTTATTTCCTGCTCAAGCAGTGCTATTTTTTCAGTAGGATCTTCAGTATTTTCAAGCATATAATCAAGCAGCAACTTTTCATTGAAAGTTGAGGCCACTTCAGCTACAAATATTGTATAGCCGGAAGTTGAAAATGGCTGATTTTCATCAGAATATAGAGTATGTAAAGTGTGTCCCAGTTCATGTGCCAAAGTAAACACGCTATCCAATGTTTTATTATAATTTAGCAGCATATAAGGATGTACGCCATAAACTCCGGCTGAATATGCTCCGCTTCTTTTACCTTTTGCTTCAAAAACATCAAGCCAGCCTTCACTTATTGCCTTCTTCATCTTTTCTGTATATTCTTTTCCCAGAGGAGCTACTGACTTCAGCACTATTTCCTTTGCATCATCATATTCATAATCCTTGTCAAATTCAACAAGATTTATCGAACCGTCATAGTTATGATATTTTTTCAGACCTAATATCTTTTTTCTTAATTTCAAATATCTTTTTAAAGGTTCTGTATTTTTCTTTGCAGTATTTATAAGATTTAGATAAACTTTTTCAGGAATATTGTTCCCTTCAAGAAAACTTGACAGAAAAGTTTCATAATTATGAGATTTCATTGCCGCTATATCCCTCTGTAAAAGCGAATTATAAACTGCCGTAATTGTATTTTCTCTTTTCTTGTATAATCCATAATAATTTTCAAACATCAGTTTTCTGTCTTCCTGATTTCTATTTTTAGTCAGTATTTTCCCATAGTTTGCAGGTGTCACTTCGACTTCTTCACCTGTACTCAACTTTACTGTCGGCCATTCCACATCAGTCACAGTTATTTCAGAATATATTGTTCTCGGGGCTGACATGTATGAACTATAAAAAGAAAGCAGTTTACTTTCATTTTCCTTCAATATATGTTCCTGGAGCCTGAATAAATTTTCCAGTCCAAATCTATAGTCTGAAAATTCCTTTTTAACAATCCATTTTTCTATTTTATTTCTATTGTTTATAAGTTCAGAATTTATCCACGACAAATCTGTGTTAATTTTTGAAAACAGAAACTGTACTTTCTGTAAATTTTCCACAGCTTCTTTATCAAGAGAGTTTAAATCTCTTGCCAGTTGTGGATAACGATACAGCTTATATGAAAGTTTATCCATTTCTTCCTGTTTTTTGAAAAATTCAAATAAAGTTTTTTCCTTTCCAAGCTTTCCCTTGTATGAAACTAGCTCTTCAGCCTGTTTTTCAACCTTTTTGTAGTCTTTTTCCCATTCTTTGTAATTTATATAAATATCACTTAAGTTCCATCTGTATTCTTTACCTATTTCTTTTTCATTTTGTTTGGTTGTTTTTTTTATTTTCGTTGTTTTTTTAGCAACTGTTTTTTTATTTTCCTCTTTTTTCATACTATTTCTTTCCTCCAAACTTCATATATAAAAATATTACAAGTGCAACTGGCACAATATATACCACAACTGATAAAAACGCATCAAGCGCCACTTTCAGAAAAGCTATTATAAGAACTATTACAAATGCATAAATTAAACTCTGAGCTATCATCTGCATAGTGCTTTTTGGTGTTACATCTTTCATTTTCATATACCTCCTGCTATATTTATTTTGAAACAGTTCCATATTTTTTTATTAAAAGTCTTTCCTTTCCCTTCTTCGTCTCCCCTCTGTCTGAAAAGAGCCTATATTTTCCATATCCCCTTATTGTTATAACTGTGTCCAGTTCAAGCATTTTTGACTTATCCTTTTCAGGAAAATAATCTATCAGAACTTTTCCCCTTTCGATAGGTTCTATAACCTTTGTCCTTGATAAATTCGTTATTGCAGATACAATGCTGTCAAGTCTTTTGGAAGGAACTGTAATTATTTTGTCATCAAATTTATATTTTGGAAGATTTTCTGTATCAGAAAGAGAAATTTTCCTCACTTTGCATGGTGCCTTTCCTACCTGTTTCAGTTCACTTAGTATATGCCCGGAAATTTTTTCTGAAACAGGAATATACCCTCTGTCATCTTCCAGTATCAGATCTCCCATAAGTTCCCTTTTTATATTAAGTCCCATAAGGCTTCCAAGAAAATCCTTATGCTCATATTCCCTGAATTTTGAATTTATTTCTATTTCAAGCAGCCTACATGGAAACACAGTATTTCCCTCATCAATATCAAACCCGTCAGGAATAAATCCTATCTGCCTTCTATCGCTGTCTTCAAATATTCCATCTGTTATAACTTTAATTCCGTCAAATTTTTCTGTCAGTCTTTTCCAGAAATTCGGAGTATAAAATTCTTCAGTAAAACTTATAATTTCATATTTTTTTGCAATCTCAAAAGTGTTATAAAGCTTACTTGCCTCATACTCCAGTTCCTGCGGAAACTGTCTTAAAAATATTTCCTTTTTCATTTTATTTCCTTATTTAAATAATTTATTTTTCCTATATCTATTTTAACATAAACTGACAGAAAATAGTATAAAATATTCATTTATTAAACTAATGAACATTAATTCCTGTATTCTCAATCTGAACAGTCATATGAAAAATATCATACACCGTCAGTTTTTCCTTTATTTCATTTATTATTCTGTAATTATTGTGTTTCTCATAATTATCAAGCAATATGTGGGCAGTAAATGAAATTTCTTCATTATCATTTTTCCATACATGCAATTCATGTATATTTTTAATTCCGTCTATGTTTAAAAGTTCATTTCTTAACATATTCAGGTCAACCTCTGACGGAACGGCTTCCATCAGTATGAAAAAAGCTTCCTTTGATATTTTATAACCTCCTGTAAATATTATGACCGATATTACAACACTCATAATTATATCAATATATACAAAGTTCGTAAAATATATAATTATACTTGAAATAATTACTCCTACAGAATTCAATAAATCCCCAAGAAAATGAAGCATTGCCGACTTTATATTTATATTATTCTCCTTCTTTGTTGAAGAAAACAGAATCCATGTTATAACTATGTTAAATATCAGACCAACCAGAGCTATAAAAAACATACTTCCAAAGTCTATTTCCCTTGGATTAAAAAATCTTATTACAGATTCATATATCATCCCAGCAGAAATAAGCATAAGAACTATTCCATTCAGAAAAGCCACAACTACTTCAAGTCTTAAAAATCCATAAGTAAACTTTTCAGTAGGCTTTTTCGCCTCAAAGTATATGGCAACCATGCTTGCTCCAAGAGCAAGAACATCTGAAAACATATGAAATGAATCCCCTACAAGGGAAAGTGAATTTGAAAACAGACCTCCGAAAAGCTCCATTAAAGCAAAAAATAATGTTAAAAATAAAGTTACATATAAAGTTTTTTTTGATTTTTTCTGAATTTTAAAATGATTTCTATGATGAAAACTACCGCTTACCATTTCCTGTACTGTCATTTTCCTTCACCTCCACAAAATTAAATTTTCTATTTAGATTAATTATAACACTGATCGATTATAAATAACAGGAATAAAATTACAACTATTTTAAAACCTTTTTTAAGTCTAAATATTTTTAATTTCTTTGTGTATTTTAAAACAGCTCCTTTCGGAGCTGTCCCACATTTTAAATTTATTATTCCTAATTATTTTT
Coding sequences:
- a CDS encoding cation diffusion facilitator family transporter yields the protein MTVQEMVSGSFHHRNHFKIQKKSKKTLYVTLFLTLFFALMELFGGLFSNSLSLVGDSFHMFSDVLALGASMVAIYFEAKKPTEKFTYGFLRLEVVVAFLNGIVLMLISAGMIYESVIRFFNPREIDFGSMFFIALVGLIFNIVITWILFSSTKKENNINIKSAMLHFLGDLLNSVGVIISSIIIYFTNFVYIDIIMSVVISVIIFTGGYKISKEAFFILMEAVPSEVDLNMLRNELLNIDGIKNIHELHVWKNDNEEISFTAHILLDNYEKHNNYRIINEIKEKLTVYDIFHMTVQIENTGINVH
- a CDS encoding RNA-binding protein — encoded protein: MKKEIFLRQFPQELEYEASKLYNTFEIAKKYEIISFTEEFYTPNFWKRLTEKFDGIKVITDGIFEDSDRRQIGFIPDGFDIDEGNTVFPCRLLEIEINSKFREYEHKDFLGSLMGLNIKRELMGDLILEDDRGYIPVSEKISGHILSELKQVGKAPCKVRKISLSDTENLPKYKFDDKIITVPSKRLDSIVSAITNLSRTKVIEPIERGKVLIDYFPEKDKSKMLELDTVITIRGYGKYRLFSDRGETKKGKERLLIKKYGTVSK
- a CDS encoding DUF4153 domain-containing protein yields the protein MSKIKEKIKNILPDMKKGVERFPLTILCGIIVFLLSVYVIENSDMKNHNLLSEIHKMLTLIGLSLPLTAALELIREKYLSDKNKCIIRVLNVVITVIFIIFYRFYYLNGKDKAGILILNNIEKLIATGIIFFLLFLLVPIIGKKDEEEKYFQSVVVDKTVTILYSMVLFLGLTAVFLTVDGLSLIKLKEQIYIEIWLFVVFVFAMIFFASKLKKVDENLEEYEIHKIFRFLIYFIVIPLITIYTGILYIYFGKMLITKSWPQGLVSHLILWYTIFSLFIMIMVTPMREKDLVAKIFKNYFPFVSVPLLILSIVSISKRISQYGVTELRYFIVLLGIWLIFCMVSSIFKARLSVILISLIAVVYISVFSPINNRRITIMSQNKRLERILIKYGLLKDGKLVKNSGLNENQKYEITDVLNYILGIRDRKDGVGNLYPFGKEDGKPYKKIEEFEKEIGIDDSWYKYKYSASEYFTVFVINENMLNNQNNNIEEVKGYEYIISGLDGYNFQENSVKEYYGKYPVKISKNNISVYNENKEELIKIEISEILKGILNKPEIQQRINKPKEEIKDSVVPENILEFIGENEKVKYRIKMKQISVRGEENKKAEITNYYYNFYYSVKK
- the pepF gene encoding oligoendopeptidase F is translated as MKKEENKKTVAKKTTKIKKTTKQNEKEIGKEYRWNLSDIYINYKEWEKDYKKVEKQAEELVSYKGKLGKEKTLFEFFKKQEEMDKLSYKLYRYPQLARDLNSLDKEAVENLQKVQFLFSKINTDLSWINSELINNRNKIEKWIVKKEFSDYRFGLENLFRLQEHILKENESKLLSFYSSYMSAPRTIYSEITVTDVEWPTVKLSTGEEVEVTPANYGKILTKNRNQEDRKLMFENYYGLYKKRENTITAVYNSLLQRDIAAMKSHNYETFLSSFLEGNNIPEKVYLNLINTAKKNTEPLKRYLKLRKKILGLKKYHNYDGSINLVEFDKDYEYDDAKEIVLKSVAPLGKEYTEKMKKAISEGWLDVFEAKGKRSGAYSAGVYGVHPYMLLNYNKTLDSVFTLAHELGHTLHTLYSDENQPFSTSGYTIFVAEVASTFNEKLLLDYMLENTEDPTEKIALLEQEIRNITGTFYFQALLADYEYQAHELVEKGEPVTAEILTGIVEKLFDEYYGENLEKEELLYVLWARIPHFFNSPFYVYQYATCFASSAILYDKIIKEKDAKKRNAALKKYIGLLSSGGSDFPMTQLKKAGVDLSKKTAVEEVAKQFDLLLDKLEIEIKKLKNRHI